From Canis lupus familiaris isolate Mischka breed German Shepherd chromosome 16, alternate assembly UU_Cfam_GSD_1.0, whole genome shotgun sequence:
GGTGGAGCACCGCCTAAGAGAATGGGTATTTTATGTGGCTCTAAGTGGgtcttttgaagtattttttgaTTCTTTTCGTTAGGCAAGATGAAGCCATCTTTAAGGCCATGTCGCTGGCATAAAAAGATGCACGTTGTATGTCAGCAGCTACAgtataatgcatttattttgtgtgAGCGCAGCAAAACACTTGGGAACACAGTTTATTTTGCAGAAAGACTAAATTAACCCTTCAATTGCTGTCCCATGCCACCAAACTGCCAATCTTGTCACACTGGTGCCTTTGCTTCTTATAATTACGTTCTTCGGCCTGTTTATGGATCACGGATAAATTAcgtagagaaaggaaaatcaagtGGGAAAGTGGATGGCTTCTGTATGCTCCATCCTGTGAGGTGGGTGTCGGCACCCAGCCCTTACAGAGGAAGGACTGACACATCTAGCCCTAGTCATGGGAACCAGGAACTTCTCGAACCCCAGGCCATCTCCCACTGTAGGCCATCTCCCACTGTGACTGAATGGCATGCACGTTCTTAtgtcatttttgtctttctccagcGCCGACCACTTCATACCTATTTGCTCATCAGCATCCCCCTCCCTGCTGGGTCTTAGTAAAGAAAGGCCTGCCACTTTGGTTTTGACGCTCAGGGAGGCTGACCAGAGTTTTCCTTCCATATTTGTTCACGTGGTTTCCTCTCAcgttgagaagaaagaaaaatagggccGGACTGCCTCTAGGTGGAGAGGGCACACGCAGAGGTGGAACTGTCCCTCAGTGGCGCCGCGCAGCTGTGGCTTCCCATCCCAGCACTAGCGCGGTGGCGCTGATGGGCGCCCGGCAAGTTCTGTGGTCCCCTGAGCGTCAGGTTTCTTCTtccctataaaatggggatgccggggatccctgggtggcgcagcggtttggcgcctgcctttggcccagggcgcgatcctggagacccgggatcgaatcccacgtcgggctcccggtgcacggagcctgcttctccctctgcctgtgtctctgcctctctctctctctctctctctctgactatcataaataaataataataaaaaaaattaaaatggggatGCCTTCCCTCTCATGGGGTGGCTTGGTGCAGCCTAGGTACTTAACCAATATTAGTTCCCCTTCCATCCCTCTATACTGTCTCCCCTCAATTCGATTATACTAAGGAGAAATCCGGACGTCGGGGCACGAGGAAGCGTTCCTTCTATCTCTttaccttcctcctttcctcccacccACGCCAAACCTCAAAAGCAGGtcttctccctgtctcccctcCACCCGCCTCCCCATCCTCTCAGTTCAGCGGTCACTGCCGGGTCTCAGGGAAAGCACAAGAATCTCCAGGGGGGCCCAGTGTTCGTGGTCTAGCGGGGTGGAGGCCCGCAGGCTCATCCCTGAGCATGAAGGCCGGAGGACCTGGCTGGGGCTACAATACACTACGTCTCCGGGGAGccggaggggcagagaggggggcCCCGGGTGTCCTCCTGGGCTCTCCTTCCTATTCCGTGTCACCGCATCGCCGCCACCCAGGCAGGCGCCCAGGTCGGggtgctgcggggggggggggctgagtcCGCGGTAGGCTGCCCTGTTAGAAGATTCCTTTAGCCCCGGGCCTACGTCGCGTTCGGGGTATCTCGGTGGAGCCGGGACACTGCAGACGCAGGTGTCCGTAATCCCGGCCGGCGGACGAAGCCCTGAATTGCTGCTCCCTCCGGCCCAGCCCGTCATTCCACAAACAGAAAAGTAAAGTTCGCGGGGCTTCAGGAACCTGCCTGAGGCTCCGTCCCGGGACCGAGGGGTCGGGATTGCCCCGCGgggctgccccgccccgccccgccccgcgcttgCGGGTTCCCGCGCCGGGGTCtcgccggggcgcgggggcgagGGGAGGCAGGACCCCTCTAACGGCCCTCGGgaccggggccgggggcgggggcgggggcgggggcggggcctggcggccGGAGcgagcgggcggggcggggcggcgggagccggggcgcgcgggccggggccggggcgggggcgggggcgggcgctgCGGAGgtgcggcgggcgcggggcgggcgcggggcaggggcgggcgcggggcgggcggcgtAACCGGAGGCGGAGGGGGCGGAGCCGCGCTCGCAGCTGCCGGCCGGCCTGGCGGCCTCCGGGCCCGGCAGAGGACACCCGCCCGCGGCCGGGCACGCACCGCGCGCGCTCCCTCTGCAAACAATGCTCCGAGGCGCCCGGCGGGGCGGCTGGCGGCTCGGCGACCGACGGCGAGGCCGGGGGAGCGCGGCCCCGAGGTGAGCCCGCCACGCTGCCGCCAGACCCCGTCCCTTTTTGTCTGGCAGACGTGGCCGCAGAGAGGCGCCCGGGGAGGCGAgcgcggcggcgcggggagggcgACCCCCTGGCGGCGCCCCCCGGGGTGACAGGCGCCCGCCCGCGGAGGGTGGAGCGTCCGGACCGCGTGCGCCCCGGGGCGGGCTCGGGGGTGCAGCGGGCGCCCGCGGGTGCTTTCGATTCACTCGGGGTCGCGCTTCTTAAGACGGGGAAACTTGACGCCTCGCGTTCGGGGAGGGAGAGCCGCGGGTTCAGCCGGTCCCCTTGGTCTGGCTCGTGCGTTTGGGGCGCGAGGCTGCAGCGCCCCGCGGGTCGCTCACGGGGACGGCTCCGCTGCCGCGGCGGGAGGACGGTCGCGGGAgccgcggggcgggcggcggggcgcccGGGCTGCTCGGACCCGGGTCCCGGGGTGCGGTGGGCGCCCCTGGGCTGCCCCGGTGAGAGGCCGGCCTCGGAGCCCGGGCTGAGCCCCCTGGAAGGCGTACTGGGGGCACGTTCTTCGCCTTTGCCGGTGCTGCTTGTGTCCCCAgccggacacacacacacacacacacgcacgcacacgcgcTGGGAAAATAGAGCCCCTGCACCTCTCCCCACTCTCAGGTCCCGTAAATGGGGATGGAGGCAGGCCCGGcttactgtgtttatttttcccaGGTAAATCTCAGCCGCGGAGGGCATGGCTTTGCAGAGCTGGATGGGAAAGCCCTAAGCACTTAGGGGCCGGGAGTTTTGCAATGGGATCAGGGCAGAGTCGGGTTGCGCGGACCTCCTGGATCCCTGGCCTGGGCTATGGTAGCAAGCTTTTCCCTTTTTGGAGAGGGAGAGTTGACAGGAAGCCCTGGGAAATCCTGCTTCTGCTTTGCTATCATGGGCTCCCGTGGAATTCGGCTACTCTCCTTGCTCCTTTAGACTGTAGTAGGTCTCACCCTTGGAAACACATTCCTACCGCTGAGATTGGATTGCACAgcattggagaaggaaaaaatgaaaagttgggcGAATATCATGACATCgtctgtgtgtgtgaggaggAGGGGAGTGTTGGGGAGGTGTGTTAAGGCTGtcactttgttctttctcctggGCAACCCCTGCCAGTGGAGTATTGAAATCCAGACACTTCCCATACGtacttttcttttccagtgttgcattactttaatttttatatgtattaatttctGTATTACATATTGTGTGtacaatgtatatttatatataaaacaattaaattaatATGCGTATATATTTATTGGATGAGTATTTTCTGGAATTCGGTCACTTCTGGGCAAGGCATGAACAACCTTTGACGCAAGTGTGAGGGGGAATTTTGAGccaaaaagatttaattttacgGACCTGGCCACCAGTCTTCAGATTGTTTTTGAAATGGGATGGGAGTGTGTCTGACAACTTCAGTCTTGCAAATTGTGGCCACAAATCTAGTGCAGAAGTTTGCAGAGGCAAAGATATTTTATCAGGACTTGGATCATAAAGAATGCCAGGATCTTTGTCTAATCTTACCCTGCTGCCTCCCACTGAAATGGGGGAATTTGCATAAATCTGAGGGCTGCCTCCCCTCCGAGGTAAGGAATGTGGGCAGGAAGGTACCATTCCCAGGCTGTGGAGAGTTGGCACTGGTAGGCGAAGCACAGCGCTGCTCTCTGTGAGCGCCACTTGAGTTTTTCACCATCTTTCACTGAAAACAAATAGGAGATAATTCCAGGCCTAGAGCTCTCTAGACAGAACTGGAAATGAATCTTTTCTGGCTTGACATGATGGCAAATTCTGTTTGCTGTGACTGAGAAACCAGTTTGAACAGGATGCAGTGAGTCAATGATGGTGGAAGGCTAGCGCTTCATTCTGTTGTCTTATTCAAAGACTTCCCCTAAAAACCTTTGCACCTCTGAGCAGTCAGTCGTACCGAGAGTTGTGCCCACGTCAGAGAATTTCAGAGCTGGGCACGGGAGCGCTGAGAGTGTACACAAGCTGGTGAGGGTTCTGCAGGGAAGCTTCCCACAGCTCTGTAACCCGGAGCCCACTTCAAAAGTCCCAGGGCTGTTGTGGGCCACGTGCGACAAAGGATGGGGACCTCTGGTAGCAAGCAAATATGACAAGTTTGCGCTCTCCGTGCCGGCTAGGGAGGAAATGAACTGTGGCCACCCCAGACTGCTTCTTTGTGAATCTGTGGTAGCCTTGAGGAAGTGGTTGGACGCCCACCCCTATGGATAGCTCAGCCTTATAAGGAGATGCAGGAACCTGAAAGGCCCACACAGTATGGGGGTTTTAAGCTTTCTTTCCCCATCCCATCAAGGGGGCTCCAGAGCCTTTGCCTGCAGTAAAGGGGAGCCTCTCTTTCCCTGTGGTCAGGAAGCCAACAGCATTCTGAGGAAGGACCAACTCCCTACCTTGGGGCAGGGATGTGGACACTTGCTCTCTGAATACCAGTGAGCTTCCTccattccccccaacccccttccaAAATTTAGCAGCAGAGCCTCAAGCTGTCTGTGGCTCAAGGctgtgggaaggaagaaaaatccatGCTCTCCTCCTCTGCTTGTTGAGGCTTAGTGACCTCTTCTGGGGAACTTGGTGAGCCATGAACCTACTACTTGGGTGTGTTTCAGGGAGAAGAAGAACCCAACCCACAGTCCTCTTAAGGGCAGGGATGCATAAGACCCTACGGATGGCTGCCGAAGGGCAAACACTTGACTTGATTTCAGAGTGCTCGGTTAGCTTCACCATGCAGTGGCTTCCTGGCGAACTTCGgagggaaaagagacaaatttaTTCCTGGTGCTCGGTGAACAAgcacctctgtctctgtgtgtgacacTGGAAAGAGAGCACTCCCCACAAAGATGCTGGAATGGGCTCCTGGCTCATTCCACCTGCTTAGCCCTGTTGAGTGTTTAGACAGCATCAGCCTCAGAGCAAGTTCTTGCTGGAGGAAAGTGGACAGCAAGCCCCAGGGCAGAATTCCCTTTTTGATGAGAATCTGATCGCTTGAGGTTTGTAAAGATGATTTTCTCAAGAGCAGTTTCCTTATGGGGAGGTCGGTTCACTTAAATGAGGAAAGAACAATGAGCAGCAAACAGGTGATGGCCAGCCACTCTGCATAACGGATGATGACGTGAGGAGTCAAGGCTGCCAGCACATTTGGCCTCGCCTTCCAGCACCAGCAAACTCCCTGTGTCTGTGCACAAGTCTTCATTTATGTCATTGCcactgtttctccatctgtaaaatggggataatggccAGCTGCCGGGGTGTTACTCAGGCTAATTGGTTAATACCTGCAACCCTTTGAGCTCATCTCCAACAGCTGGATTTATTAGTTTCTTTGGGCAAACTCTGCTCCTGGCTGGACTGTCAGAGACAACTCTTGCAACAAGCAGACTGCCTTACCCCTAGGGCTATtgtagggaaaaaataattgtgtGATAATCTCTTCCCTCTGCTATAGATCACAGGGCTGTGGTAATCAggcatttctctttctgttttccccCTTGGCCTGCAGCCCCAGCTCTGTTGACCTCACTGAGCGCTGGGCTAAATAACGTACATTAAGTaagaggaggagggcagattCCCAAGATGCCAAACCTCCTGACACAGTTCCCCTGGGGGCAGGCCCGCACCACACCTCTCCCCTTTCTCATCCATTGAGTGGCCACCTGGCCAGAAGTATGGATTCCAGTGCTGGTCTCAGGGTCCAGGCCTCCCTGCCCACTCACACAGCCCTTGGTGAAAAGTCGTGGCTTAGCCTCCGGAAGCCATCGTTTTTATTTGGTGCACCACTCTGCAGTACCATGGATCCTCATCTAAAACCCTGTGCAGGTTTCTCATCTAAAACCCTGTGTGATTTCTTCCTGTCACAGCCCCCAAACCTCAGCTCTCGGGCCTGAAATGTAATAGAGTTGTGTTTAGTTTTTTATAGGTTCTGATAAGGCCACACCACCACCCGAGAGTGACTAAGAGCCCTATGACAAATAGGTGAAGGCCTCAGAATACATCGAATATGCTAACCTTtacctttttctctcctcccccccccccaccctggttCTACTCCCCATTACAATGATTAGACTCTAGCTGGTGATGCAGCCAGCCTCGGGTCCGGGAGATCTCTGATCAGGTCAGTGTTCTGCTGTTCCAGGCAGCCGCTCTGTGACCCACATCTGCCTCCCCCACGACCACGGCCGAGAGCTGAGTGCAAGATGAACCAGCACACTGTCGCCTCAAGATGCACCAGGCCCTCCGACTGAACCCCGAGAGCCCCAAAATGTCCGCGTGCAGCGACTTTGTGGAGCACATCTGGAAGCCTGGGTCCTGCAAGAACTGCTTCTGCCTGAGGAGTGACCACCAGCTGGCGGCCGGCCATCCCCAGCCCAGAGCAGGCAACCCGCCCCCTCCGCCTCGCCTGCCCCCCAGGCCCGAGAACTGCCGCCCGGACGATGAAGGGGTGAACAGCTCGCCCTACTCCAAGCCCACGATCGCTGTGAAGCCCACCATGATGAGCTCAGATGCCTCTGATGTGTGGACAGAGGCGAACCTGAGCACCGCCGACGTCTCGCAGGTGAGGCTGACTAACCCCTGTGGCACTGGTACAGGGGCTGCTCTTGTAGCGTTTGAGGGCTGGCGGGCAGCCAGGGAGGGCTGTTAGGGCAGGACTCCCACTGGGCTCCCGTCAGCTGGCCCCACCACCGCGCCTTTTTGACTCTTGCCCTCCTTTCATATCTGCCCTCCTTTCCATCTGTCCCTTCAGGCTAAGACCCCTCACCAGTCCCTCAAGTGTAACTGGAGAGTGCATTAATTATTTATGCAGAGGCACACAAaaatgtagctttaaaaaaaaacaagtttttaaagcttttttcatTGATAATTTAGAATACATACAGCAGTAGCAGCGATTGCTTAACAAACGGCCTGCATCCGCTGCCTTCCACTATGAGGGTCAACCAATCAACTCATGACCTGGTcttgcttcctctctgcccccagccccaccttcccctcactgtgattttatttatttattttttaaagattttatttatttattcatgagacacacacacacacacacacacacacacacacacagagggacagagacataggcagagggagaaacaggctccatgcagggagcccgatatgggactcgatctcaggactccaggatcatgccctgggccgaaggcaggcactcagctgctgagtcacccaggcgtcccccctccCTGTGATTTTAAAGCGGACCCCAGACATCACATCATTTGtgcacatctttaaaaaaataaagtcttcctAAGACATGTAACCACAAGACCATGATCACACTTAAAATGTTAGCAGTAACTCCTCCATATCCAGTTCCCAGCCAGGGTTCATATTTCCAGTTGGATATTAGCAGCTTTGACCTGGGATCACTAGAGACAATTGTATCCCTTAGAGATTAGACCATTCTGCTCATCCCACAGGTCACCCTTCCAAAGGTATGATTACTTAGAGGGCACGTAGAGCCTGCTGCCTCTAGAAGGGTCTAGGAAGCTGTAAGTCTAGGACATCCAAGAACTGCTTGGGACTTGTTTGACCCTTTTGCCTATTCTGGTTTTCCTAAACCATCATGCTGTGTGGATCAGGAAGGGTGTTTGAGCCTATGTGAAATCAGAGGTCAGTTTTAATTTGGAGGAGGCTTAAGTGGAGAGAGGCATTTCCTGTGGTTGCACTTAGTTCCATGTCCCTTCAGAACTGCTCTGTTTGTCACCAGCTGGTTACACCCATTCACTAGGCTGCACTCACTACTGTTAGTCTTCACAGACATAAGCCAGGGACTCCTTCAGTTTGGAGTCATCTTTGACAGGAAGCAGATGCCAGCCCTACTTCGAGGCTGCTTCTAAAAGTTTTGGGGTAGGGGAAGACTTGAGAAAGGAAGGACAAGGAGACTATGACTTTAGGGATAGGAAGGACCagtccacatctttttttttttttttttttttaagatttctttctttgagagataGCAAGTGCCCACATGTGCgcaatgaggggaggggcagagggagagggagagagagagagagggaatctcaagcagactcggtGCTCAGCATGGATCCTGATGCGGGCttaggatcctgagaccatgacctgagctgaaatcaagagtcagatgcttaaccgactgagccagctacccaggtgccccatggccAGTCCACATCTTTGTCTCATGGCTCAACTAGTCCAGCCACTTAAGCAGGCTCAGGCTGAGGTCACTGGCTGTAACTGGGAGGGGGAGTAGCTCTTTGGCGTGGCCCAGAGACCAACAAGGGAGCTGGGACCCAGCTCAGAAACCGCCCCTCACTCTCCCACCCCAACACCCACCCAAGCTGTCTTAAAAAGCCCCGTGACTTTGGTTTCTTTAGGACTGTACCGCGACTCCGTTGTCCAAAAACTAACAAACGTAAAACAAAAATCCAACCACACTCAAAACTCCATTTTCAGAGCTCTTAGGAAAATCTATCTCATCGGGCAATTTTGAGGGAGATGCCGAATGTTCTTTTTTAGAGTTCtgtttccccctgcccccacctctcagATTTAAGCCAAAAGAATCACAGCCCCCGGGTGGGAAGCGCAGCTCAGTGTCTGGGAAGCCCACTGGCTGCAGGGGTGCCCCCGAATGAAGAGAGTCTGTGGGGAGATCAGAAGGTAGGCGTGCTGCAGAGCTTCCTCGCGGCAGCACAGAAGACCGTTGACAATGTCATGGCACttccctctcactttctctctcttccttttttctctgacAAGGTCTAATGTAAGTCTTTTCACCTTGGGGCTGTGTAGGTCATCTGGAGACGAGCCCCCGGCAAGCTGCCCCTCCCGAAGCAGGACGACGTGCCGATAGTTTACCTGGGCAGCTTCCGCGGCGTCCAGAAGGCTCCCGGGCCCGCCGCCTCCAGCGAGGGCCACTCCCGCGGCCCCCCCGCCTATGCCATGCTCGGCCTGCACAGCCTGGAGGCCCGAGGCGAGCGGAGCACTGCCTTCCACCCCGTGAGCTTCTCCAGTGACAAGGTCGGGCGAGAAGATAAACCCATGTTTTCCTACCAAGAGCTGACCTCCACCCAGGAGAGCTTCCGCCAGAAAGTGGCCGCCTTTGCTGGGACGACGTCCGGCTGCCACAAGGGCCCCGGGCCCTGCCCGGCGGCGCAGCCCCTGCGGGAGTCCCTGCCCTCGTTGGACGACAGCGATCAGCGGTGCTCACCCTCAGGGGACAGCGAAGGGGGAGAATATTGCTCCATCCTGGACTGTTGCCCCGCGAGCCCCGTGGCGGCGGACACCCCGCAGGCTGAGGGCTCTGGGTGCGGGCCCGGCAGAGGGGACTGCCCGCCGCTGTGCTGGGAGCAGGGACTGTGTGCGGGGCCCCCCGACGAGGAGACGCGGGGCTTGAGCTTCCCCAGGGAGTGCTGCAGCCAGGGCCCAGCGGAGAAGCCTCCCCGCCTGGGCCCCAAGAAGCTGTCCCTCACCTCCGAGGCTGCCAGTTCCTCGGACGGCCTCTCCTGCGGGAGTGCCAGCAGCGGGGCCAGCAGCCCCTTCGCCCCCCATCTTGACAGCGATTACTGCTCCCTCATGAAGGAGCCCGTGCCAGGGAAGCAGCAGGACTCCGGCTGCCACGCGGTGACCTCCAGCAGGTGCCTCGGACTGCCTGGGGAGCCCCAGCCTGCAGCCCACCCCAGCGAGGCTGCACAGCCTGAACCCATCTATGCCGAGAGCACCAAGAGGAAGAAGGCGGTTCCAGCACCTTCCAAGCCACAGGCCACAGCGGAACAGGCAGCGGCTGCTCGGGGCCAGGGCCAAGGTCAGGGCCAGGTACGGACAGCTACCACCTGGGCTCAGAAAGCGGCGTCTGGCTGGGGCCGGGACAGGGAAGGCCCAGATATGGCTCCCCAGGTGGCAGCCACCATCACAGTCATGGCAGCCCATCCAGAGGAGGACCACCGGACAATCTACCTGAGCAGCCCCGACTCTGCGGTGGGGGTACAGTGGCCACGCAGGCCTGTGAGCCAGGACTCTGAGGCAGGCGAAGAGGAGGTGTCGGCCGGGCAGGCGCTGAGCTCCAGAGAAAGCCACCGCCCCGACGCGAGTGAGAACAGCCTCAAGGGGAAGCCTGCCATTCCGCCCAAGCTGTCCAAGAGTAGCCCCGGAGGGTCCCCAGTGTCACCGTCGGCCTCCCCACTGTCTGACCTCAGCGAGGGGAGCTCCTCTGGTGGCACTGGGCCCCAGGCTTCGTCCAGGGGCCCCACCGACTCTGCTTCTTCCTGCCGGGCCAACGGCATTGCCGCCAGTGACTCTGTCCGGTGCCACCTGCCTGCTGCCACCTCCTCGGCCTTGGACCAGAGGAGGCCCCGCTACCAGACTGGGGCCTGGAGTCGTCAGTGCCggatagaggaagaggaggaggtggagcaAGAGTTGCTGAGTCAAAGCTGGGGGAGAGAGCTAGAGAATGGCACCACAgacccctccacctcctccacctggCACCGGCTCCGCCCCACGGACGGCTCCTCTGGGCAGAGCAGCAAAGTCGGGACTGGGATGAGCAAGTCGGCCTCTTTTGCCTTTGAGTTCCCCAAGGACAGAAGTGGGATTGAGGTGTTCTCACCTCCTCCACCGCCTCCAAAGTCGAGGTGAGTGTGATTGTGTGTAACTCGGGGCTTGTCCAGGAGGACCAGGGGCTCTTCCAGAAACCTTTGCTGGTGCCCCTTTACTGAAAGCCCTCAGGCCCAAGCTCTGAGTCCTGCACTTGGGGCACCAGCATCTGCCCAAAGGCCcttgtgccttttatttatttttttttttattttttttttttttctttttcccttgtgcCTTTTATATGCGCTTCTGAGTTGCTGGTGTTTGTGCTGAGCAAACAAACCTACAAGCCCTACAAGCGGTGCCCTGCCTGGGATTGGCTTTTTGAAATGCATCTTTCCAAGAAGCACTGCCaagcccttcctcccttcctggtGCTCATAGTTTTATAAACTGGTCCTCTTTTCCTCCCCAGCTCTCTCAAGTATCTCTAGCAGGCTTTTTCAGGGAAACACTCagattctccatttatttaaacaCGCAAA
This genomic window contains:
- the PRAG1 gene encoding inactive tyrosine-protein kinase PRAG1, encoding MHQALRLNPESPKMSACSDFVEHIWKPGSCKNCFCLRSDHQLAAGHPQPRAGNPPPPPRLPPRPENCRPDDEGVNSSPYSKPTIAVKPTMMSSDASDVWTEANLSTADVSQVIWRRAPGKLPLPKQDDVPIVYLGSFRGVQKAPGPAASSEGHSRGPPAYAMLGLHSLEARGERSTAFHPVSFSSDKVGREDKPMFSYQELTSTQESFRQKVAAFAGTTSGCHKGPGPCPAAQPLRESLPSLDDSDQRCSPSGDSEGGEYCSILDCCPASPVAADTPQAEGSGCGPGRGDCPPLCWEQGLCAGPPDEETRGLSFPRECCSQGPAEKPPRLGPKKLSLTSEAASSSDGLSCGSASSGASSPFAPHLDSDYCSLMKEPVPGKQQDSGCHAVTSSRCLGLPGEPQPAAHPSEAAQPEPIYAESTKRKKAVPAPSKPQATAEQAAAARGQGQGQGQVRTATTWAQKAASGWGRDREGPDMAPQVAATITVMAAHPEEDHRTIYLSSPDSAVGVQWPRRPVSQDSEAGEEEVSAGQALSSRESHRPDASENSLKGKPAIPPKLSKSSPGGSPVSPSASPLSDLSEGSSSGGTGPQASSRGPTDSASSCRANGIAASDSVRCHLPAATSSALDQRRPRYQTGAWSRQCRIEEEEEVEQELLSQSWGRELENGTTDPSTSSTWHRLRPTDGSSGQSSKVGTGMSKSASFAFEFPKDRSGIEVFSPPPPPPKSRHLLKMNKSSSDLEKVSQGSAESLSPPCRGVHVNFTTGSTDSLASDSRTCSDGGPSSEPAHSPTNSGKKLFAPVPFPSGFTEDVSPGGPLQPPPLPQKKLVSRAASSPDGFFWTQGSPKPRTASPKLNLSHSESNVCAHEESHFSYSSSPGSRHHHIFSSSEPLEKTFKGSGHWVPAPGLVGSKSGCGSPGLQCKGVPSASASQLSVSSQASTGSTQLHLHSLLSSISSKEGTYTKLGGLYAQSLVRLSAKCEDLFMGGQKKELRFNENNWSLFKLTCNKPCCDSGDAIYYCATCSEDPGSTYAVKICKTPEPRAASYCSPSVPVHFNIQQDCGHFVASVPSSMLTSPDAPKDPLPAPPSQPPAQEQDCVVVITPEVPHQTASDFVRDSAASHQSEPEVYERRVCFLLLQLCNGLEHLKEHGIIHRDLCLENLLLVHCFPQAPPGPSSVTPAPPVSSATPSAPAAATSPSPAAAPSPCPPATLPAGVPPSSSAAPACQAAPGEKYLPRLIISNFLKAKQKPGGTANLQQKKSQARLAPEIVSASQYRKFDEFQTGILIYELLHQPNPFEVRAQLREQDYRQEDLPALPALSLYSPGLQQLAHLLLEADPIKRIRIGEAKRVLQCLLWGPRRELLEQPGSSEEVLCGTLHNWIDMKRALMMMKFAERAVDRRRGVELEDWLCCQYLAAAEPGALLQSLKLLQLL